A stretch of Carnobacterium iners DNA encodes these proteins:
- a CDS encoding DUF1858 domain-containing protein, protein MKEIDLNTSVYDLVTTYPEIGQVLYDMGLKDIKNPAVLNTMGRYMTIPKGAKMKKVELKTIVIQLNKMGFIIKE, encoded by the coding sequence ATGAAAGAAATTGATTTGAATACATCTGTTTACGATCTTGTTACTACTTATCCTGAGATTGGACAAGTTTTATATGATATGGGATTAAAAGATATTAAAAACCCTGCTGTATTGAACACTATGGGAAGATACATGACTATACCTAAAGGGGCAAAAATGAAAAAAGTAGAATTAAAAACAATTGTTATCCAGCTAAATAAAATGGGCTTTATCATTAAGGAGTGA
- the lacG gene encoding 6-phospho-beta-galactosidase, giving the protein MLKLPEDFIFGGATAAYQAEGATKEGNKGRVAWDTFLEEEGRFSPDPASDFYHQYPVDLELSEKFGVNGIRISIAWSRIFPEGYGTPNPEGIEFYHNLFKECHKRNVEPFITLHHFDTPEVLHKDGDFLNKQNIEHFVNYAEFCFKEFKNEVYYWITFNEIYPVSIGQYLTGTFPPGIRFDFGKVFQSMHNMMVAHAKALIVFKSLNNPGEIGIVHSLETRYPYTDSEEDKKAAHLDDVLANKFLLDATFKGYYSEDTMKCVNQILAANNGAVDIQDSDLELFAKACKDNDFLGINSYQSSFIRAYDGENDIHHNGTGEKGTSVFRLKGIGEKMFDMEIPRTDWDWLIYPEGLYDMMIRIKNDYPNYKKIYITENGMGYKDDFNDGVIDDQPRIDYIKSHMESVARAIEDGVNVKGYFLWSLMDVFSWSNGYNKRYGLFYINFDTQERYPKKSAYWFKELAETREIK; this is encoded by the coding sequence ATGTTGAAATTACCTGAAGATTTTATTTTTGGTGGGGCGACTGCAGCATATCAAGCAGAGGGCGCTACTAAGGAAGGCAATAAAGGACGGGTTGCTTGGGATACCTTTTTGGAAGAAGAAGGAAGATTTAGCCCTGATCCAGCAAGTGATTTTTATCATCAATATCCTGTCGATTTAGAATTAAGCGAAAAATTTGGAGTGAATGGAATACGTATCTCTATCGCGTGGTCACGAATCTTCCCCGAAGGTTATGGCACTCCAAATCCTGAAGGTATTGAATTTTACCACAACTTATTTAAAGAATGTCATAAGAGAAATGTAGAACCATTTATAACACTTCATCATTTTGATACCCCTGAAGTTTTGCATAAAGATGGTGATTTCCTAAATAAACAAAATATTGAACATTTTGTCAACTATGCTGAATTCTGCTTTAAAGAATTTAAAAACGAAGTTTACTATTGGATTACTTTTAATGAAATTTATCCAGTCTCAATTGGTCAGTACTTGACTGGTACTTTCCCTCCTGGTATTCGATTTGACTTTGGGAAAGTATTCCAATCTATGCACAATATGATGGTTGCACATGCTAAAGCTTTGATTGTATTTAAGAGTCTTAATAATCCCGGAGAAATTGGTATCGTTCATTCTCTAGAAACTCGTTATCCTTATACAGACTCTGAAGAAGATAAAAAAGCTGCTCACCTAGATGATGTATTAGCTAATAAATTCTTACTAGATGCAACCTTTAAAGGTTATTATTCTGAAGATACTATGAAATGTGTTAATCAAATTCTTGCCGCAAATAATGGAGCAGTCGATATCCAAGATAGTGATCTTGAACTATTTGCTAAAGCATGTAAAGATAATGATTTTTTAGGAATTAACTCTTACCAAAGTAGTTTTATTAGGGCCTACGATGGTGAAAATGATATTCATCATAATGGGACTGGTGAGAAGGGTACTTCTGTCTTTAGATTAAAAGGTATTGGTGAGAAAATGTTTGATATGGAAATTCCACGTACAGACTGGGATTGGCTTATTTATCCAGAAGGTCTTTATGATATGATGATTCGCATTAAAAATGACTACCCTAATTATAAGAAAATCTATATAACAGAAAACGGTATGGGCTATAAAGATGACTTTAATGATGGGGTCATAGATGACCAACCAAGAATCGACTACATTAAATCACATATGGAATCCGTAGCAAGAGCTATCGAAGATGGTGTTAATGTAAAAGGATACTTCTTATGGTCATTAATGGATGTGTTCTCTTGGTCTAACGGATACAATAAACGTTATGGTTTGTTCTATATTAATTTCGATACACAAGAACGATATCCAAAGAAGAGTGCTTATTGGTTCAAAGAATTGGCTGAAACTAGAGAGATTAAATAA
- a CDS encoding lactose-specific PTS transporter subunit EIIC, translated as MNRLVAQIEKMKPFFEKVSRNKYLRAVRDGFIAAMPVVLFSSLFLLIAYVPNIFGFYWSTSVEALLVKPYNYSMGLLGLLVAGTTAKSLADSFNRDLPKTKQINNISTMLAAIVGFLLLSSDPIDGGFASNYMGTTGLLSAFISAFIVVNVYNQCIKRNITVKMPSEVPPNIAQTFTDLIPFSVSILSFWIIDFIVRYVTGANFAQGVIELFQPLFTAADGYMGLALIYGAISFFWFIGIHGPSIVEPAVAAILYANIDSNLRLMQAGEHANNVLTTSTQYFIATLGGTGATLVVPLMFMFMAKAKQNRAIGKASFIPTLFGVNEPILFGAPLVLNPVFFIPFIAAPIANVWVFKIFVDLFNMDSFLYTLPWTTPAPIGMILGTGFAPLAFILAILLPAMDVLIYYPFFKVYDKQMVEKELAYEEEDNAVVVVDSIELNEPLVATISDSNFEEKNVLVLCAGGGTSGLLANALAKGAKERNLPLYTAAGSYGAHYDIMKEYDLIVLAPQVASNYEDIKKDTDRLGIKLVKTEGAEYISLTRDPEKALKYVLDVLKIKE; from the coding sequence ATGAATAGATTAGTTGCCCAAATAGAAAAGATGAAACCATTTTTTGAAAAAGTTTCAAGAAATAAATACTTAAGAGCTGTTAGAGATGGTTTTATCGCTGCAATGCCAGTCGTTTTATTTTCAAGTCTCTTCTTGCTAATTGCGTACGTACCAAACATTTTTGGTTTTTATTGGAGCACATCAGTTGAAGCATTATTAGTGAAACCATACAATTATTCAATGGGCTTACTTGGATTATTAGTAGCTGGAACAACTGCAAAATCTTTAGCTGATTCGTTTAATAGGGATTTGCCAAAAACTAAACAAATAAATAATATATCTACTATGTTAGCAGCTATCGTAGGATTCTTACTATTATCTTCTGATCCTATCGATGGTGGATTTGCAAGCAATTATATGGGAACAACAGGCTTACTTTCAGCATTTATTTCAGCTTTTATTGTTGTAAATGTTTATAATCAATGTATTAAACGCAACATTACAGTAAAAATGCCTAGTGAAGTTCCTCCTAACATTGCTCAAACATTTACCGACCTAATACCATTTTCAGTATCCATATTATCATTTTGGATAATTGATTTTATCGTTCGCTATGTTACTGGAGCCAACTTTGCTCAAGGAGTAATTGAACTATTCCAGCCTTTATTTACAGCAGCAGATGGTTATATGGGGCTAGCTCTTATCTACGGTGCAATTTCGTTCTTCTGGTTTATAGGAATTCACGGACCGTCTATCGTAGAACCAGCTGTAGCAGCAATATTATACGCAAATATTGATTCTAATCTACGCTTAATGCAAGCTGGAGAACATGCTAATAACGTTCTAACTACTAGTACACAATATTTCATAGCTACTCTTGGTGGAACTGGAGCAACTTTAGTTGTCCCCCTTATGTTTATGTTTATGGCAAAAGCTAAACAAAATAGAGCAATCGGTAAAGCTTCATTCATCCCAACTTTGTTTGGAGTAAACGAACCGATTTTATTTGGAGCTCCTTTAGTTCTAAACCCAGTTTTCTTTATTCCTTTCATAGCAGCTCCAATAGCTAACGTATGGGTTTTCAAAATATTCGTAGACCTTTTCAATATGGATAGTTTCTTATACACTTTACCCTGGACAACTCCAGCCCCTATCGGAATGATACTAGGAACTGGCTTTGCTCCACTTGCTTTCATATTAGCAATTCTTCTACCCGCAATGGATGTTCTTATTTACTACCCATTCTTTAAAGTATATGACAAACAAATGGTAGAAAAAGAGCTAGCCTACGAAGAAGAAGACAATGCAGTTGTTGTTGTTGATAGTATTGAATTAAATGAACCTTTAGTAGCAACTATTTCTGACAGCAACTTTGAAGAAAAAAACGTATTAGTCCTTTGTGCCGGTGGTGGAACTAGTGGCTTGCTAGCTAATGCCTTAGCAAAAGGAGCAAAAGAAAGAAACTTACCTCTTTATACAGCTGCAGGATCTTATGGTGCCCATTATGATATTATGAAAGAGTATGATCTTATTGTACTAGCTCCTCAGGTTGCTTCAAATTATGAAGACATAAAAAAAGACACAGATCGTTTAGGCATCAAACTAGTAAAAACTGAAGGAGCCGAATACATTTCACTGACTAGGGATCCTGAAAAAGCACTAAAATACGTTCTTGACGTTCTAAAGATTAAAGAATAA
- the lacF gene encoding lactose-specific PTS transporter subunit IIA, whose product MNREEANMIGFEIVAYAGEARSKLLDALKLAKTGEFSKAETLIEESGKSLAEAHKAQTQMLANEASGDNVEVGFIMVHGQDHLMTALLLKDVIGHLVELYKRG is encoded by the coding sequence TTGAATAGAGAAGAAGCAAATATGATAGGTTTTGAAATTGTAGCATATGCAGGAGAAGCTAGATCTAAATTGTTAGATGCACTCAAATTAGCAAAAACTGGCGAATTTTCAAAAGCAGAAACTTTAATAGAAGAATCAGGTAAAAGTTTGGCGGAAGCACATAAAGCTCAAACTCAAATGTTAGCTAACGAAGCAAGCGGTGATAACGTAGAAGTTGGTTTTATTATGGTTCATGGACAAGATCATTTAATGACAGCATTGCTTTTGAAAGACGTTATTGGACATTTAGTAGAATTATATAAGAGAGGTTGA